Part of the Oncorhynchus nerka isolate Pitt River linkage group LG14, Oner_Uvic_2.0, whole genome shotgun sequence genome is shown below.
TAAAAACGTAGCAGTAGCAAAGTCGCTGAACTTTAATCCGAGTAGATACGGGTACGTGTTTGTTTTAATTTATTGTAGAATTCGCTGTCTGGCGTTTGTGTGAAGGTCTTGAGGTTGATGTTCCATTGTTTCCATTTTCGTTGTCTTTAGGGGTGTTGGAATAATTAATCGGCAATGCAATTATAGGCTAGACCTAAAATAGTGGTGTGTATTAACAAATGTAGGAAGTCGTAGACGTGTTAAATTTGGGAAGCAATCCTAAATTTGAACAACCGTATAATATAGGCTACAGCTGTTTGGGAATGCATAATGCCAATGTATCGCTTCTCGCTTTGTTGCAACGTGGGTAAAATAACCGAGCTAGTTTAATTTTGTGTTTGATGTGCACTGTGGAGGGACTATACACCAAATTATAGTTAATGCATCTTCACTGACCGAGACGCCGTTATCTATCTATTAAATCAACCGAATGTCCAGTTGTAAAGGTAACAAGGTTGATAGATAGCCTACCTGTGTTTCAATCGGCAAACCACAAAGAGGAGCATTTTCAGCGAAACTGAGGAAGACGTGGAAAGGCTTTCTAGTGTTCGCGAAAAGGAGAACAAACCCGGCGGTTCTTGACTAGGAAGCGTTTCTTGTGGTTTTACTCTGCCAGTTTAGGACATTGTAGGCTACATTCTTCCAGGAAATAATATTGCGTAATCATAATATTTTGGAGGGTTGAGAAATATATCGAAGGGAATTGTCTTGTTACCAAATCAACCCATTTTGTTTTCACATGAACTGATCTTATGCATCCAAACATATGGGTTTCTCTAGTGCAGCCAAGTCAAATATGTCCATGGCATGTCACCTATTCACTAATTGGCTTCAACTGTGCCAAATGTAGGCTACTGCATGCTCACTGAACCTACCTACATGATGGTTTGAAAATCAACTGCATCGCTCTAACTGTGTTTCCTCTGTGCTGAAAGACAGGAGCCATGGCGGATCATCTAATCATGCCCATGAACCACAGCTCTGTGGGTGGGGGCCTCCACGGCTACAGACTAGGCATGAACGGAGGCCTGCAGGCAGGCCACCAGCAGCACGTAGTGCCTCAGCCCGGCCTCCGAGCCCTGCCCAATGGCCAGATGATGCACTACGGTGGTGGACCTCAGCAGCAGGCCACCATGGAGGTGGCCATGAGGCAGCGGCAAGGCATGGTGGGGCCCGTGAACAGACAGCCCAACGGGGCTCAGATGGGCCACCACCAGATAACGTCTGGTAACATGATGTACAACAACGGGCAGGCCCAGCAGCAACACCACACCCAGCACCATCACATGAGCCAGCAACAGCAGGCCCAGCAGCAcccacagcaacaacagcagtataTGAATGGTGGTCTCACGTCCCAGCAGCTCATGGCCAGCATGCATCTGCAAAAACTCAACACCCAGTATCACGGACATCCACTGGGGCCCATGAACGGCAACCACATGGGCAACGGGGCAGCCCAGTACCGCATTTGCCCGGCCCAGCTGGCTAACATGCAGCAGATGGCCGGGCCGGCTCTGGCCTTGAATGGCATGGATGCGGACATGATTGACGAGGAGGTTTTGACATCCCTGGTTGTGGAGCTGGGCCTGGACCGCATTCAGGAGCTGCCCGAACTTTTCCTGGGCCAGAACGAGTTTGACTTCATCTCAGACTTTGTGAGCAAACAGCTGCCCAGCACCATCAGCTGCTGAGTGAGAGAGAACCTAAGTCAACGATGCTGTGAAGGGGCCTGGAAGGGTGGAGAGTTTGGAAAGACTTGAGTAGAGCGTTGCCCACTGGAAACAACTACTGCTCCGCTTTTAGTTTTTGTGTTCCTTTCACTCTCAGTGCTAGGTCGCAGAGAAGAGTGAGCGAGAGACACTGGTATGGATAGCCACAGTGCTATGGTGTCATTTGTGAAGTGACCAGAGGTGTGGTTCTGTGTTGGGTCGCAGCTCGCTTGTAATGGGACATCGTCCTCCAGCATCTCTTCTCTCCAGAGATGAATGTAAACAAAACTGCAGAATTTGTTCAGAGTGGCTTCTCAATGTTAAGACACTGTTGCCTCCTACACTAGACTCAATGGCAGTTTAGTAGtaagatgtatttatttattactcTCAGAGAAATTAAAATGGAAcaaaccagagacagagagatcgtcCAGAGAGAGAATCAAGTTCTTTTGGTGTTTTGGGTAAGGTCAGGGGAAGCTCGtagtttgtattttttttaaatatttttttaatttttagttAATTGGTCTGGGCCTTCTGTTTTGAAAATAAGCCCCTCAAATTCATTTTTGATTTTCCAAGAGCTTGGATTTCTCTCCAAGAATGGAGATGGCAGTACAAGTAGAATGCCATTTCATGAATTTGAATGGAGTCTATCATTGAATAACTCACTTTTGGCAAGGATTGCTATTAGCTGTGATGTTCTCAAACCTACTCCTTGTACTGTATAAAGATGTGTTAATACAGGAAAGTCTATGTAGTAAGATATAGAACTACATTAATTATGCCAATTTATTATTTTCTTTACTGGTGGTTTTTATCTTCCCTTTGCGGTCAAGACGGGGTTTTGAGGATCAATAAAAATGGCCC
Proteins encoded:
- the LOC115141437 gene encoding cbp/p300-interacting transactivator 3-like; the encoded protein is MADHLIMPMNHSSVGGGLHGYRLGMNGGLQAGHQQHVVPQPGLRALPNGQMMHYGGGPQQQATMEVAMRQRQGMVGPVNRQPNGAQMGHHQITSGNMMYNNGQAQQQHHTQHHHMSQQQQAQQHPQQQQQYMNGGLTSQQLMASMHLQKLNTQYHGHPLGPMNGNHMGNGAAQYRICPAQLANMQQMAGPALALNGMDADMIDEEVLTSLVVELGLDRIQELPELFLGQNEFDFISDFVSKQLPSTISC